One Kineococcus radiotolerans SRS30216 = ATCC BAA-149 DNA window includes the following coding sequences:
- a CDS encoding AfsR/SARP family transcriptional regulator produces MRSGVAVRVLGALEVGSSTQASVLPPTLRTVLAALVVDAGHVVPASVLAERVWDEAGIRPATSTLHSSVSRLRRLLEPGAGPWQVLVTRAPGYRLALAPEALDAARFEQLLRRALAAADTDPGGARADVADALALWRGPAYADVEAGFARQEARRLENLRLEGLELAARLDLVLGRHREVVPDLEELVLAHPLREELRAALVLALYRCGRQADALQAFEDGRRLLADELGIDPGPQLRRLHEAVLRQDPALEAPVVPAADPPSPPSSPSSPGAGDDGDVPARTPVRTSTSALPLATTELLGRAEDLQRLLELLEQARLVTLTGTGGVGKTRLAAAAAEAAAERFEGGTVLVPLATLDDARAVLPAVVRALGLPDEAGAGALDAVAAHVADSRTLLVLDNLEHLLDAAADVAALVRRCPRLVVLVTSRAPLRVSGEVEHRVEPLGLPATGEDVLGSPAVQLFAERARAVAPGFAVSARNAAVVADICRALGGIPLALELAAPRIRVLDPAELLRRLDHALTSGPRDLPARQRTMRATLDWSYGLLDAPTRRLYRRLSVFTGGWTLPVLEDVEGPGVLEQLEALVEMSLVTVTFSRGRPRYAMLVPTQQHARRLLEEDELAEVSRAHAEAHLRLAERAAPHYRGEGQVEWLERVELEHANLLAAFEWAMGAGEHATAARLTWATWLFWWLRGHVLVGRRCARAAVDATADSPLEGPAALVPVRARIALAAMAFAQGDFAAADEGWARACADAERAVGVDPVERDEARANCTAGAGICAQVTGDLAAAADAHRRAIALARTLPEDTYGPWIVRLNLVWLGTVHWRAGEAGPARRQAEEGLALARRDGDRLATFLALYNLAQAEAAPAPARALRHLQEGIELSEQMGDLANLAYFLEALVVLRAAGGRAGDDGDHGDHGNEADDAAALVRLLGAASAARETVGFEVHNYYLRDSVGRAEAEARLRAQLGEQRYARELAAGRRAPVAESVRTAVRVRPVTVPPTAPSPAS; encoded by the coding sequence GTGCGCTCCGGGGTCGCGGTGCGGGTGCTCGGCGCCCTCGAGGTCGGTTCATCCACGCAGGCGTCCGTGCTGCCGCCCACGCTGCGCACCGTGCTGGCCGCGCTCGTGGTCGACGCCGGGCACGTCGTGCCCGCCTCCGTGCTCGCCGAGCGGGTCTGGGACGAGGCGGGGATCCGGCCGGCCACCTCCACGCTGCACAGCTCCGTGTCCCGGCTGCGCCGGCTGCTCGAACCCGGCGCCGGCCCCTGGCAGGTGCTGGTCACCCGCGCCCCCGGCTACCGGCTCGCCCTGGCGCCGGAGGCCCTGGACGCCGCCCGCTTCGAGCAGCTGCTGCGCCGCGCGCTGGCCGCCGCGGACACCGACCCGGGCGGGGCGCGCGCCGACGTCGCCGACGCGCTGGCGCTGTGGCGCGGCCCGGCCTACGCCGACGTCGAGGCCGGCTTCGCCCGCCAGGAGGCCCGTCGCCTGGAGAACCTCCGGCTGGAGGGCCTGGAGCTGGCCGCCCGCCTGGACCTCGTGCTCGGCCGGCACCGGGAGGTCGTCCCCGACCTCGAGGAGCTGGTGCTGGCCCACCCGCTGCGCGAGGAGCTGCGCGCCGCGCTCGTGCTCGCGCTCTACCGGTGCGGGCGCCAGGCCGACGCCTTGCAGGCCTTCGAGGACGGCCGGCGGCTGCTCGCCGACGAGCTGGGCATCGACCCCGGCCCGCAGCTGCGCCGGCTGCACGAGGCGGTGCTGCGCCAGGACCCCGCGCTGGAGGCCCCCGTCGTCCCGGCGGCCGACCCCCCGTCCCCGCCGTCGTCGCCGTCGTCCCCGGGGGCCGGGGACGACGGCGACGTCCCGGCCCGCACCCCGGTGCGCACCTCCACGAGCGCGCTGCCGCTAGCCACCACCGAGCTGCTCGGGCGCGCGGAGGACCTGCAGCGGCTGCTGGAGCTGCTGGAGCAGGCGCGGCTGGTGACGCTCACCGGCACCGGGGGCGTGGGCAAGACCCGGCTGGCCGCCGCGGCCGCCGAAGCCGCCGCCGAGCGCTTCGAGGGCGGCACCGTCCTGGTGCCGCTGGCTACCCTCGACGACGCCCGGGCCGTGCTGCCCGCCGTCGTGCGGGCGCTGGGGCTGCCCGACGAGGCGGGGGCGGGCGCGCTCGACGCCGTCGCCGCCCACGTCGCGGACTCGCGGACCCTGCTGGTGCTGGACAACCTCGAGCACCTGCTGGACGCCGCCGCGGACGTCGCGGCCCTGGTGCGCCGCTGCCCGCGGCTGGTCGTCCTGGTCACCTCCCGCGCCCCGCTGCGCGTCAGCGGGGAGGTCGAGCACCGGGTCGAGCCGCTCGGCCTGCCCGCCACCGGCGAGGACGTCCTGGGCTCCCCGGCCGTGCAGCTGTTCGCCGAGCGGGCGCGGGCCGTCGCGCCCGGCTTCGCCGTCAGCGCGCGCAACGCCGCGGTCGTCGCCGACATCTGCCGCGCCCTCGGCGGGATCCCGCTGGCCCTGGAGCTGGCGGCCCCCCGCATCCGCGTCCTGGACCCCGCCGAGCTGCTCCGCCGCCTCGACCACGCCCTGACCTCCGGGCCGCGCGACCTGCCCGCCCGCCAGCGCACCATGCGCGCCACCCTGGACTGGAGCTACGGGCTGCTCGACGCCCCCACCCGGCGGCTGTACCGCCGGCTGTCCGTCTTCACCGGGGGCTGGACCCTGCCGGTGCTGGAGGACGTCGAGGGCCCCGGCGTGCTGGAGCAGCTCGAGGCGCTGGTGGAGATGTCGCTGGTCACGGTGACCTTCTCCCGGGGCCGGCCGCGCTACGCGATGCTCGTGCCCACGCAGCAGCACGCCCGTCGCCTGCTCGAGGAGGACGAGCTCGCGGAGGTCTCCCGCGCGCACGCCGAGGCCCACCTGCGGCTGGCCGAGCGGGCCGCCCCGCACTACCGCGGCGAGGGGCAGGTCGAGTGGCTGGAGCGCGTCGAGCTGGAGCACGCCAACCTGCTCGCGGCCTTCGAGTGGGCGATGGGCGCCGGGGAGCACGCCACCGCCGCCCGCCTGACCTGGGCGACCTGGTTGTTCTGGTGGTTGCGCGGGCACGTGCTCGTCGGCCGCCGCTGCGCGCGCGCCGCCGTGGACGCCACCGCCGACAGCCCGCTGGAGGGCCCCGCCGCGCTGGTCCCGGTGCGGGCGCGGATCGCGCTGGCCGCGATGGCCTTCGCCCAGGGCGACTTCGCCGCGGCCGACGAGGGGTGGGCCCGGGCCTGCGCCGACGCCGAGCGCGCCGTCGGCGTCGACCCCGTCGAGCGCGACGAGGCGCGGGCGAACTGCACCGCCGGGGCGGGCATCTGCGCCCAGGTGACCGGGGACCTCGCGGCCGCCGCCGACGCCCACCGGCGGGCGATCGCGCTGGCCCGGACCCTGCCCGAGGACACCTACGGGCCGTGGATCGTGCGGCTGAACCTGGTGTGGCTGGGCACGGTGCACTGGCGCGCCGGGGAGGCCGGCCCGGCCCGTCGCCAGGCCGAGGAGGGGCTGGCGCTGGCCCGCCGCGACGGCGACCGGCTGGCCACCTTCCTCGCCCTCTACAACCTCGCGCAGGCCGAGGCCGCCCCCGCCCCCGCCCGGGCGCTGCGCCACCTGCAGGAGGGCATCGAGCTGTCCGAGCAGATGGGCGACCTGGCCAACCTGGCCTACTTCCTGGAGGCGCTGGTGGTGCTGCGCGCCGCCGGCGGGCGGGCGGGCGACGACGGGGACCACGGGGACCACGGGAACGAGGCGGACGACGCGGCGGCGCTGGTGCGCCTGCTGGGGGCGGCGAGCGCGGCGCGCGAGACCGTCGGCTTCGAGGTCCACAACTACTACCTCCGCGACAGCGTGGGCCGCGCCGAGGCCGAGGCCCGCCTGCGCGCGCAGCTGGGGGAGCAGCGCTACGCGCGGGAGCTGGCCGCCGGGCGGCGGGCGCCGGTGGCCGAGTCCGTGCGCACCGCCGTCCGCGTGCGGCCGGTCACGGTTCCCCCGACCGCGCCCAGTCCCGCCAGCTGA